Genomic DNA from Bacteroidetes bacterium GWF2_43_63:
CTGAATAATGCAATAATGGATATTTTTACACCCGGAGAAAAGTGTTTTTTGATTTTCAGTGTTGCTATATCACAAAACGCATCACACATATAGAGTTTTATTTCTAATGATGATTAAGAGAACAAAGCATGATCCCAATTTGATTTAGGCTCACCTTTTTTTTACATTTATTCCAGCTTCTTTTAACGGACAACCGCCGCATGAACTGCAATTGCTGCATGAATTGTTTTTTGGTGAACGAAGACTACGAACTGTTTTTAATCCCAGATACAGCAGTGATACAACGATGATGACCATGACCAATATTTCCTGTAACATGATTTTGGTTTTAAATTAATATATTTCCGACCTGATAAACGGCAAAGGCTACCAGCCATGCAAGAGCGGTGGTGTACACCATGGTGAATACTGCCCAGCCCCAGTTTGATTCTTTCCGTATTGCCGCAATAACGGCGATACATGGAAAATAGATCAGAATAAACAGCATAAAACCAAAGGCTACAATTGGTGTAAACACTTTTTGTCCTTGTAATTCACCGCTGCTGTGAACCTGGTTTTGCAGTTTTTCTATCAAGCCCTGCGAACTTGCGTCTTCATCGGGCCCTATCTGATATAAAACACCCATCGAACCGACAACTATTTCTTTGGCCGCCAGGCCGGTGATAAGACTGACACCTATTTTCCAATCGAAACCCAGGGGCCGAATGACAGGTTCAATAAAATGACCGAGCTGTCCGATGTATGATTTTTCCTGATGTTCAGATGCTTTCATTAGATTGATGGTTGCAATAGAATCGGCTTTCACGTCGTTGGGCACAGAGGTTGATACTTCGATAGCTGCAATTTGTCCGTCATAATCTACACTGGATTCAACATGACGTGGATAATATCCCAATGCCCAAATCAGAATTGAAGCAATAAGAATAACAGTTCCCATTTTTTTGAGATATTGAGCGCCTTTGAACCACATGTGACGGGTAGTGTTTTTCAACGTTGGAATGCGGTATGGCGGTAATTCCATCACAAATGGAATGTCTTGTTTTGAAAAAATCGTGTTTTTCAGAATCAATGCTACCACAATGGCCAAAATTACACCGGCTGCATACACCGAAAACAGTACAAGTCCCTGATATTGGGTAAAAAACGCTGAAATAATGAGCACATATACGGGTAATCGCGCACTACACGACATAAATGGTGTTATGAGCATGGTCATTATACGGTCTTTGCGGTTTCCCAGTGTGCGGGTAGCCATAATGGCCGGAACGTTGCAGCCAAAGCCCATCAGCAGCGGAATAAATGATTTTCCGTGCAGACCGATTTTATGCATCAGTTTATCCATAATAAAGGATACGCGCGCCATGTAACCGGTATCTTCCATCATTGAAATGAAGAAAAACAAAATTAGAATATTGGGAAGAAATATAATCACGCCGCCCACTCCTCCGATGATGCCATCAATGAGCAGATCGTGAAACGCTCCCGACGGAATCAGACTGCTTAGTGTGTCACTTAGCATGGCTACACCTGCATCTATCCAGTCCATTGGATAACTACCGATGGTAAAGGTAGCCTGAAACATCAGCCACATAAAAATCATAAAAACAGGGAACCCCCAGATTTTATGTGTGAGCAGATTATCGGGGTCCCATTTTTTTGACGTCTTTTTTTCGCTGCATCCAATGCAGGTTTCAGCCAAAGCGCCTGCAATAAAACCATATTTTGCATCGGTGAGAATGGTTTCAGATTTTTCGCGGAATTCGGTTTCAATTTTTTGAATGCAGCGCTGTGCCTGCATTTCAATGTCGTCGAAGTTGTCGCAACTTTTAAGTGAATTTAAAGTGGCCTGATCGTTTTCGATAAGCTTCACCGACAGATATCGTGTTGAATAGCGAATAACCAGATCCCTGTTTTTCTTAAGCTCGCGCTGAATTTGCATTATTGCTTCTTCTACGGAAGGACCATAGTTGATATGAATATGTCTTAATACAGAATTCTGGTCTTCGAACACCTGAATGATGGTTGAAATCAGATTCTCCACACCATGACCCTTTACTGCAACTGTTGGAACGACAGGAATTCCGATCAGTTTGCCAAGTTCATCATGATTCAATTGTACGCCTTTTTGTTCAAGTTCATCGTACATATTCAAAGCTATTACCACTTTGATGTTCATATCGATAAGCTGGGTTGTCAGGAATAAATTTCGCTCCAGATTCGATGCATCGATTACATTTACAACCACATCGGGCATGTTTTCCAGGATATGATTGCGGACAAACAATTCTTCGGGTGTATATTCGGTGATGGAATAGGTACCGGGCAAATCGGTCACTTTTAGCCTGTAATCGCCGCTGCGAATGGTTGCTTCTTTCGAATCGACCGTAACACCGCCATAGTTGCCAACGTGTTCGTGCGAGCCTGATGCAAAATTGAACAATGTTGTTTTTCCACAGTTGGGATTACCTACCAGTGCAATCCGGATCGTATTACTTTTTTCATGTATTACTTCACGCAAAGATTCATCGGTAATAGTACCCAGGTAGTTTCCTGTCTCGTTTGCGTCAGCATCGGGTGTGCCAACAACTTCTATCAGGCCTGCCTCGCTCAGTCGCAACGAGACATGGTATCCCATTATTTCATATTCCACCGGATCCTTCAATGGTGCTTTTTTTACGACACGTACAGTTTTACCTTTTACAAAACCCATTTCGGTAATGCGCTTGCGGAAAGCACCGTGTCCGGTGACTTTTACTATTACGGCGCTTTGATGTATGTTCAGTTCAGATAGTTTCATATGAGCAGACATTAAAAAGTGAATCCAATACGCAACAGACCAGTCAGGCAGTTTTTTAAACCACTGTCTTTTCCCGAAGGCTGAATGATGTATTGAAGATCGGGTTGAATAAAAACATGCCGGCGAATTTCTTTTTGCCAGCTTAGTTCAAGACTGGTTTCGGAACCGGCAGTTTCAGCAAGATTAACATGAGCTACAGCAAATCCGAGAACATCGTTATGAGCCTTACTCAGGAATCCGGTTAAATGAAAACCAGCGCCAATATAAGATTGTACGGCGCAGGACCGGGTGGGGCAAACCGAAGCCTGTACAAAAACACCGGTTGCGGTATTATTTTTTTCAATCAGAAGCTGATCCGCAACGAAATACAATCCTCCTATAAAATGCTTGAGTGAATCGGGAAATTGTTTGTGAATGATGTTTTCGAGCAGGTGATTGTGTGTGAAAGCACCAATTTTATATAAGCCGTGCTTTTGCCGGATATTGAGGGTCTGTTGAAATTCTGCAATTTCAAGTAATCCATCGCCTGCATTATGCTCCCATCGGATATTGTAAGGATTGCGGTCGAAATCGGTTGGCGAGCCGTCGTGAATGGCTGCCAGAAATTTCGAGTTGTTGCCGGTTTTCCATTCGGCAGAAATACCGGGGGTAGTTAATGGAAAGATGGGCGCAGACAGATTTCCACTGATGGTGGGGTGAATGCCGAAAGAGCTGTTGATGAACAAGCTGCCGTATTCAGAATTGGCAAAACAGGCATTGAGGTCCTGTAATCCAGCTGTGACAGACATTTTGCTAAAGTCGTGTTTGTACCAAAGTTCCTGAAAATAGGTGTGGTTTCCTGCTTCGATATTCGACACCACCTGCAGGTCGCCGGTCAGTTCTGCCGAAGGCATGGAACCATGGGTATTGGCTGCATGTACATAAATTGTTCCGCCGGACCAGATTTTTCTTGTATCATAAGTTGCTTCAAGGCTTACCATGCCAAGAAATGCATATCCGGGATTAATACCGCCCCGGAAATTGCAAACCTGGTCGGTGATGTACGATGCTCCGGTCGAGAAAGGTGTTAGGGTGTCTTTTGTTATGTCCTGTGCTTGGTTCAGAACCGGTGAAAACAGGGCTATCCATAATATCAGTCTTTTCATATTGCTGTGATTTTTGATTTTCGCACAGCAAAAGTAAATTCACTCTATTATTTGTGTAATCCCTAAAACTGATGAATTTTAGGCTTCCAGCTCATCAGAAATGATGATATTACAAACTGTCGATGGAGATAAGTTTATTGACAACGGCGTAAATGGTCAGACCCGATACGGTTTTGATGCCGGTTTTCTGCGTCAGGTTTTTTCGGTGCGAAATGACGGTATTAATGCTGATATTTAGTTTATCGGCTATTTCTTTGTTTGACATTCCCACGGCAAGGAGTTTCAGCACATCGGTTTCGCGTTCGCTGAGTGCGGTTTCAGCTGTTTGTTTTAACTGAATATCAGCTGAAAATAATTTTCGTACAGACTGTAAAATAGCACCGGGAGAATCATTGATACCAATGATGCCATCGAACAAAGTCATCAGTTGCTGATCGTAGAACGCAGTTGCCAGTGCCATCCAGCGAACATTGTAGCGTTGAATTTTCAGTGCCTGAAAGTCTTTCTGATTAAACTGCACCATAGCTGGATTGATTATGACAACAGCTTCGGGATCAGCGCCAAGAAAGAGATCCAAATCGTTGAATTGCTGAATGTGCTTTATGTGAACAGCCGTCTCGGTTCGCAAAAGAATCTGCGCCAGTCCTTCAAAAATAATAATTGACGGTTCAGCAATGAGGATGGTTCGGATGGTTCTCATTTTTGTTGATTCAAAGCATTTTCGAGCTGTTCAACAAGTGGTGTCAGTATCAGATCTTCAATGAGGGTGTGTATTTTAAGGTCAAAATCTAGTTGTGAAAGCGAGAGAAATAATCTGCGACGCGCCAGCTGATCATTGTTTTCTGGTAAATGACGAATAATCAGATTCATCAGATCATCAATTTTTTCCTCAATGTCATCGTGATGATCTTTATAGTTTGAAACACTGTAGTCATCAGCATTTTGAAATGGTTTGCCTGTATTATAACAGTCCGTCAGTGACATAATATATGGAAAAGCCACTTCGTTTTCATAATTCAGATGTTCGCGAACCTCGTTGAAATACTGCTGATAAAAGGAGTCAATTATCTGGTAAGTTCCGGACTGATCCGCTTCGTACAATGATTTAACCGAAGACTGAATGTTTGGATAAATTTCATCGAGATAGTACCTGTGACTGTTTTTCAGATAATCGGTGATCACCGGAATATCGGAAAACGACAACTGGTTGGTCTGAATATCCTTCTGCCCAGTATATAGTTGTGACAGTGCTGTAAACAGTGGTATTCCGATCCGATATTCCCTGCAAATAATCCCGATGGTTTTATGCTGAAATGGAACAAAAATTCCGAAATGTTCAAGATACAACAAGGCTGCAGGATGACTCAAAACCAGCTGTGCAAGCTCAGTTTCAGAATTTATAAATAATTGCTGTGACGAATACATGCTACAGATTTGTTGATAAAGATACAAATTTTGATCTTATTCAGAAATGAACAAAATTCTGTTTATTTGATAACCCAATATATACAAAAGCCGGCGCTGTGGCCGACTTTAATGTGATCCGTTGAAATTCAATGCTTTACCAATATTGGGATGGGTATCAAAGATTTGTCTTGGATGGTGCAGCGCTCGGATCCACATACTTCAGCGGGTTATTCCAGCAATAGCTGTAGCGGTTGTAGCTCCAGATGACCATTTACTCAATCATTATTTTTTACAAATGAAAACACATAACCTCCATTTTCATATAATAAAGTATCAGCCACTTTAAAAAAACCTCCGCAACTGATACAGCATTTGTAACAATTTGTAAATCGTTTATCATCTGTTTGAAAAAACAAGTTTTCCATTTTTTTAATATTATCTGTTGGTTGGTAAAACATCGCCGACCTAAGAAAAAAGGAATAGTAATCAGACGTATCGATAAAATACGATGTGAAGTGTTTATAGATTATAGGATTCTCAAATACACAATCATTTTCAAAATAATATTCATGATAGTTTATATGCAGAATTGAGTTCTTAATTTGTTCGGCTAAAACAATGCTCAATTCATGAACACCTCCTCTTTCATCCATATCAATGCACTTCCATTGTCCAACAATGGTGTTTCTAACCTTTCTATCCCGAAGTAATTTTATCAACAGAATATCCGTATTCCAGATTTTTTCCAATCCCTTGTATAATATTTTTGGCTGAACATAGGATTGTTTTTCTGTTTTCACTGCACTCTTTGCAATAGCATTTCGATTTTCAATATTTTCACTACATGAGGTGAGAAAAATGAAAACAGATAAAAACACCAGAAATATTTTTGCAGATATGCGACACATCTTTATTTAAATTTTAATAACCATAATTATAAGTCCCAAATGTCCACAAAACACGTTCTTTTTGTCTTCTAACTACATGTCCTGGTTGAGTAACAATATCCATTTGACTGCAAGCCTCTGAATAATTTCCATTATTCAACGCATTGAGAAAATTCCTTGTAACACCTTTACTACTAACAAACACATTTCCACTACCGGCATTAAAAACATAACTTACTAATGCATCATATTGATTTTGAGACAAGGGTACTTCAACATAGTAGTTAATTTGATCAATAGTTTCTTTTAAATCCTTTTCAAACAATTTTCTCCCATCGTCTACTGTAATATTAGAAAAGTGTTCACCTTGTTTGATTTTATGCCCCCAGCCTATTGTCCAATCGCCTTTTCCTGTTGCATCATATGATTGAGAGTGAAAAGCACCCTCAAATGAAATTATAAAATCAATTCCCCTCTGTGAGACATACAAGTTGTTAACATTAAGTTTAGGTGGAATTATTTGGGTGTTGGAAAATCCTTTTCGTCCTGTTGGAGGATCTCCTTCCAACCCCATTATAGCATAATAATACCTGTTTGTAACCGTATGCCGGTAATCATTGATGCTTTCGCCTGAACCAAGATATTTTGGAATCGGGTCATAATAGGTGTATGAATTTACCACTTCTCTGAATTGTATAGGTTTATTGTCATATCCGCGCGAATAGATTGATTCGACATTGTCATTTCCAAAAACACCAGCCAGATAGCTGAGGCTGTGCGACTGAAATTGCAGCCCGTCAATATCAATCGTGTAATATCCACTCGGATCCACAAACTTCAAAGGATTGTTCCAGCAATAGCTGTAGCGGTTGTAGCTCTGGGGGCTGGTGGGTGATTGAATGAATGGGTCGGGAGAGAGGAACTGGCCCACAAGCGGGTCGTAGGCGCGGCCGTTCATGTTTATCAGACCAAAGGCATCCATGTGCTCGTGCAGGGTGTAGCCGCGGTCGGTGGTGAGGGTTGGCTGCAACGCCTTTGTTTGTGCAACGGTGAGCTGTTCCCAGGTGTATGGGTTACGGCGGCGGCCCCATGCATCGTAGCTCAGGTCGTTCACAATGTTGCCCTGTGCATCGGCAACAATGTTTATGCTGCCCAGATTGTCGGTCGAAACGTAATACATGTTTCCGGTTCCGTTCTTTTTTTCGTAAATGGCGGCCAGCCCGTCAGGAGCAAAGATAAAATTTATTTCTTTTTCGGTGGTCACGCCATTAGCTTCGGTAATCTCGCGATCAAACACACCGGAGTAATATTTCGTGCGGGTCAGCACCAGTGCTGCATCTTCGTAGGTTTCTTCGGTCATTTTGCGGCGCTGGTTATCAATGCCGTAATAATATTTGAGATGGGTATAGTTGGTGTTTAGGTTTTCATCTCCTTCGGTTATTTCATCTATTTTGTCATGTCTTTCGGTCATATTTCCGTTGGCATCCCACTTGAAATTTGCATTGCCGGCTGATTGAACAGCATGTGGCTGGACTTGATAGTAATTATAAATATTGTTGCACGAAATGGTGTTTACAGTGCCTTTGATGGAAGTCTCGGCATAAAGTGAATATTCTCAATTGGAATGCGGCTATTCCTAATCAATTCAGGGTCGACGCATTAAACTCCACAAAAATCTGCAGGAATCGTAGGTACACAGAGTTTATTCGTGTATTATATTATTTTAAAAAGTACTCATGAGCTCGCACCGCTGGTGCTCGGTTCACAGAGGTATCACAGAGTATTCACAGAGTGAAAAAATAGCAAAAGCCGGTTAACAGTGTACACAACGAGTTGTGTAAATCAATTACAGCAAAGTGAATCTGAAAGCGCGCTTTCAGATTCACTTTGCTGTAATTGATACCGGCTTTTGTCTCGTAAAATCTACTCTGTGTGACTCCGTGTGTACTCCTTCAAACTCTGTGTAACAAAGGTTATAGAGGCATGACATTGTACGCTTGAAGTCGGCGTCGGATGCATTAATCAGAAGTATATACAGGCATTTAAATGCGTTAGCCCTGCTAATCAATTCCCCAAAACACCCCAGATATCTGAAATTTTTTTTACTTGAATTAGATTTGGATGTCCGGCTGGTACTGTCTCGGTCTCGTGCTGCCAGGTAACATGGTAGGGGATGTAAATAGCTGTGCCGCCCAGGCCAATGACTGGAAGAATGTCGGATTTGAGAGAGTTCCCAACCATCATAAAGTCGGCCGGGCTAATATCAAGTTTTTTAAATAGGAGCTGGTAATCAGCTTCTGTCTTGTCGCTCATGATTTCAATATGATGAAAATGAGTCTCAAGTCCAGACTTTTTAAGCTTTCGTTGCTGATCGAGTAAATCGCCTTTTGTTGCTATCACAACAGTGTAGCGTGTTTTCAATTCAGTCAGGATATTTTTAACATCGCCTAAAAGCTCCACAGGCTTATCAATGAGTTCTTTGCCCAATTCCAGAATAACATTGATTGTCTTAGCAGAAACCTTGTCCTTACTGACTTTTATGGCAGTCTCAACCATTGACAATGTGAAGCCTTTGGCACCGTATCCATACAGGCTCATATTCTGGATTTCAGTTTTCAGCAGTGCTGATGAAACCTGCTCCGGAGTGGCATACTCATTCATCAATTCGCAAAATTGTCGCTCTGTTTCCTGATAATAGGGCTCATTCACCCACAATGTATCATCTCCATCAAAGGCTATTACTTTAATCCGGCTCATAATTATTGAATATGACTTTTTATTTGATTTTGTTTTCGCTGCTTTGCAGCCTTGAGATAAGGTTGAGGATGCTATTTTGTGGTTTTTTCAGCGGTTTCTGATTTTTGAAATGGAATGCAAAGTTAATAAGGAAAGAGTAGCTTTTTTAAGAATTAACAATAAGGATTGAAGAGAGTGCGGCAGATTCAGTTGAGATTTGTAAGCCAGTCTAAACCATCAAAAAGATCTGATCGATTTTTTATATTATCGGGAAGATTCTCCACTGGTTTTCAAAATGTTTCGCTCAATTTATGGGTGGTCAATTTGCAGCGACGCAGGGTGGTCAGTTTGCTCCGTCGCAGGGTGGTCAATTTGCAGCGACGCGAATTGTTTATTGTGTCTTTTCCCCCAGATTATCAACCTTTTTTATAATAAAACACTATCCATTTCTTGTTTATCTGTCTAAGAATGGTCGAAAAGTGGTCAAAATCAGATCACTTCGCGGTTATTTTGCGACTATTTTTGCCAAAATGAGTCGAAAATGAGTTCAAAATGGGCTGGTTTGGACGTTTTTCAGGCAATTTTGGACGAAAATGGACGAAAACCGGGCAATTTCGGACGATTTTGGGTAAATTCGGGCGTTTTTCAGGCGATTCCGGGTAATTTCGGGTACTTCTCGGGAGATTTTTGGAAAACCCTGGTAATATTCAGGTAAATCTCAGGTGATTTTTGGTAAACACTAGAGGCTGTTCGAAAAAGTGTGTCATTTGCAAGTTGAAAAATGCTGCGATTTTTTGTACTAATGACGTGTTTGCAAACAAATCGGTCATATTTTTTTAGGAATCCAGTTGATTGCAAAAAGATTTTGAGCAAATTGTTATCCCCGAAATGAAATTCCGGAAATAATGTATTTTTGAAGTATGGCATTTACACAAACAGAAGAAAACGACATCCGGAATCTCATGCACACGTTCATTGAAGATCTGCGACCACCGGAACATATCAGGCCGAAACTCGATTTTGGATATAGAATCGAAGATCAGAATATTTTCATTTTCGAAATCCGTCCGCAATGGAACGAGCCACAGATAATTCGACATCATGATTTTGCAAAAATATCTTTTGTGCGTAACACAAGTATGTGGAAGTTATACTGGATGCGCGGTAATCTGCAGTGGTATGCATATGAAACACCCGCAACCGGATCTTTGAAAGCTGCCTTGATGCTGATAAAGAAGGATAAGCATTCTTGTTTTTTTGGGTGAGAATCCGATTATAAAAATTCTGATTTAACCCCAATAAGTAAAAAAAATAATAGGGGAGGGGGATTAGTCTGCCATTTTTTGTGTTTTCCGGGCAGTCTCTAATAAAGGAAAATCTGCATAATAACTAATGACAGAAACATGATGATTCCGATAAAAGTTATGTACATTCCATGCAGCCTGTCATCGTCATGATAAATGAACACTTTGCTGCCATTTGGCAGAATTCGTTTCCCTTTCCATAACGAAAGACCAATTGCAATTCCAAGAATTCCACCGAGAAAAGCTGATATGTACCCGAATGTGGTCCAGATGCTGCTGTTGTTTTCTTTTTTTGAAAGATCTTTAATTCTTTTTTCTTTCATTGCCTTCTCTAATGATGTTGAGATGGGAATTCCTCTTCCACTGAGAATTTTTTTCGACAGCTGGACATCGAATGCACTCCAGGAGTCTTGCTCTGCGACTATTTCCAGCAGTTCATCATCTTCAAAGGAATATAAATAATAATCGCTTTCAGCGCTGGCAATATCATCATTTGCTTTTGACAACAGCAATTCATTTGCCTTCAGAAAGTCTTCCTGGAATAATTTAAGCAAAACCGTGGGAGCAGTATCCATTCCCAGAAAAATTTCCTGAACTGGTCTTGAATTATCTTCAATTTCAAACTGAATATCATGATTTTTCAAAACCTCAACGTCATTCTCTGCCTGTCCGGCATCCATATATCTTTTGAAAATTATGGTCTTATTCATTGTGTCTGTCGTTCATGAATTTTCAGGTTGCTTCTATCCTCTTTTTTTTGATAATGCTAAAGTAAAATATTTTCTTTGATTGAGATGTATGCATGCTGGTTTTCAGGTTTGGCGAGATGTTTTTAATCATCCGTTTGACCTTCTGTTTCTTTGTTTAAAATGAGCCGTTCCTTTTCATTTAAAACCAGGCTTAATGCAGTTCTTGCAATAACCCCTACCTGCACAATTTCAAGCCATTTTGCATCATTAAGTACAGCAACATGATCGGTGTCATTCTTATCCGGCGCTTCATATTTATCCAATGCTTCGTGCCATTCTTTAATTATTTCAAATTCCTGCTCCGAAACCAAGCCCGATTTCAACTGCTCATCATAATTGTAGTTAAGAGTCAGATCATCAAAATAGCAACAAAAAAACTCAACAAACGACCAATGCGGATTTGTATTTGCTCTGTCAAGCCAACTTCTCCGCTGAAGTTCAATCGATGTTAACTCATTGATGCTAGCCAGCCATCGCATTCTCCAGGTGTCTTTTACTTCTGAAAGCATTTTGGATTATTTATTTTCGTGTTGCATTCTAATTCGGATACTCACAGCCATGTTGAACCCAACAGGGATCATGTTATTTGATAAATTGGTACAAATATCCGATCAATGAAAACAATGGTATTAATATGAACCAATTCAATCTTTTCACTCCAGGCGAAAGCTCTTTGTTTTTTTGAAGCATTATGAATGAAACGATTAAAACAGTGATCAAAATACCGCCGGCAATGAATTTTACCCACAAATTTTCAACGGCAATAACAGCCACCATCAACAATGATGCACCAATGCCGGCAAGATTGTTTAGTAAAGATCTGTTCATTTCAATTTCTCCACTATCTCTTTTTTCAGTTCGTCAAAAAGATCAAGCCCCGACGGAATAAAAATCTGTTTTCCCTTGGCTTTAAAGTAGTATCCGTTCTTCTGCAGCTTATGCTTCTCGACCTCATCGTAATTTATACGAATCACTACACCTGTTTGAGCAATCTTCTCAATACCGCTTTCAGTCAGGCGATACGACTCTCCCATTAACCGGCGAACCAGCATTCGAAAGCCGAGATATAGCCCTCCGGCAGTAGTAAGTGCTAAAACCACAATTATTATAATTACCAATGTTGTATTGTCGAAAATACTTTCCTTGGATTGCATGTCTGATAAATAAACTCCAACGCCGACAGCAACTATCATCATAGGAATTAGCGACAGCGCCATTGACTTCGCCGTTCTTTTTGCATTCTTTTCAGTGAACCTGTATTCTTTCATAAGCGTTTTTTTGTAATGGGAAGTATTGAACGATTTTATGCTGTCTCAAAAAGCCTGTAAAGCCCGTCTTTCTTATCTTTCAAGTGCAAACTTTAAAAAATGAATAACCTCAACTTTACGCTGGTGCAAATTAACGAATTTTTAATGGAAGTCAAAAAAAACAGATGAATTTGACGTGGAGTGATTTTTTCGGACAAACAGTGCCACTCAAGAAATAGATCTATAAAGGGGTGGTCAATTTAAAACGGCGGCGGGTGGTCAATTTGCATCGGCGCGAGCTGTTTTATTTAGCGTTTTTTCCTGTGAACCTGCCCGACGATGAAGACGATTTCAATTTCAATGAGCGCTTTTCGGAAGCTTTTCGCTTTCAGCTCACAAAGGAAGGATGGGGAATTTTAAGATCGCAAATTGCGACCTTAGACGATGATGGCCGTGGAAAACATCGCAAATATTTGCCCTATGTTTTATAAAGAGCAGGGCTTATCCATGCTTTAGGCAGTACTGCACAGCGAAACGGCTGCAAAGGCAAGCATAAATGTTCTATAGAATTGAAGTCACAAAGCACCTATCGGTTTTTTTGAATGTAAACGCTAGCTTCTGTTTTTCTTAAAATTCTCGGCCTGCTCAAAAATCTCAACATATACTTCGTCTCGCTCTACCGGCGGATATCCAAATTCGTCAAGTAAAAGAATCAGGCCGACTTTCAAAGCCGATTTTATATCATCGCGCTTATTCCAATCAGGAAATTTTGCTTGTCCATCCACTAATTCTTTGACGGCTTTGGCCAATTCAATCATTTTATCATCAGGATATTTGAAGTCATACTTTAGGCAGAGTTCTTTCAGAATATCGTAAAATGCTTTTTCTTCAAAGTCAATTCCAAGTGCGTCGCCTGCTGAAAATTCCTTGTGAACTTCCCAAATTAAATCAGTCAATGCATTTGCCATTTCCTCATACACTTCGCTTCGCAGAATGTCATTTGCTTCGCGGTTGTTATAGCGATCAACAAGGGCTTGCATCTTCTTTGTAAAATCAATTCCCTTTACCCGGTTCACTTTTCTTATTTCACCAATCACTTTTGCAAGCAGCTGTTGCAGCAGTTTTATCTTGGTATTCGGCAGTTTGATTTTATCAATTTTAGCCAGATAATCTTCATCAAAAATGTCTTGCTCAGATTCATTTTCGTCACCGAGTTTGAATATTTCTTCAACTCCGTCACTCTGCAAAGCCTCTTTTATCATTTCCCTCACTCTTGCATTCATTTGCGCTGTGTCTGGCGCATTGCCCTTGGTGAGTTTGAAAACAATCGACCGGACAGCCAGATAAAAATGCGTGTAATCTCTTTCCGGTTGCGTCAGATGCTCACTCCCGGCACAAATATCATAGGCAGCTTTTAGCCGCTTTACAAATCCCATAAAGCGGTTTTCAAAGTCTTTCGTCTGCTGAACAAACTCAGCAGCCAGATTCAACGTGTTTAGCTGTTGAATCGTTGTGCCTTTGAAGTATTTCGAGCTGTCAAATGTGTGAAAAATCTTAGCCAAAAGATCTAAATGATTTCTCACAATGATTAATGATTCTGCAATATCTTCAAAATTTTCCTCGTCGCCTTTGTTGTACTTAGCCAAAGCGAGATTCATTTGTTTTTTGATTCCGAT
This window encodes:
- a CDS encoding ferrous iron transport protein B → MKLSELNIHQSAVIVKVTGHGAFRKRITEMGFVKGKTVRVVKKAPLKDPVEYEIMGYHVSLRLSEAGLIEVVGTPDADANETGNYLGTITDESLREVIHEKSNTIRIALVGNPNCGKTTLFNFASGSHEHVGNYGGVTVDSKEATIRSGDYRLKVTDLPGTYSITEYTPEELFVRNHILENMPDVVVNVIDASNLERNLFLTTQLIDMNIKVVIALNMYDELEQKGVQLNHDELGKLIGIPVVPTVAVKGHGVENLISTIIQVFEDQNSVLRHIHINYGPSVEEAIMQIQRELKKNRDLVIRYSTRYLSVKLIENDQATLNSLKSCDNFDDIEMQAQRCIQKIETEFREKSETILTDAKYGFIAGALAETCIGCSEKKTSKKWDPDNLLTHKIWGFPVFMIFMWLMFQATFTIGSYPMDWIDAGVAMLSDTLSSLIPSGAFHDLLIDGIIGGVGGVIIFLPNILILFFFISMMEDTGYMARVSFIMDKLMHKIGLHGKSFIPLLMGFGCNVPAIMATRTLGNRKDRIMTMLITPFMSCSARLPVYVLIISAFFTQYQGLVLFSVYAAGVILAIVVALILKNTIFSKQDIPFVMELPPYRIPTLKNTTRHMWFKGAQYLKKMGTVILIASILIWALGYYPRHVESSVDYDGQIAAIEVSTSVPNDVKADSIATINLMKASEHQEKSYIGQLGHFIEPVIRPLGFDWKIGVSLITGLAAKEIVVGSMGVLYQIGPDEDASSQGLIEKLQNQVHSSGELQGQKVFTPIVAFGFMLFILIYFPCIAVIAAIRKESNWGWAVFTMVYTTALAWLVAFAVYQVGNILI
- a CDS encoding HAD family hydrolase; translated protein: MSRIKVIAFDGDDTLWVNEPYYQETERQFCELMNEYATPEQVSSALLKTEIQNMSLYGYGAKGFTLSMVETAIKVSKDKVSAKTINVILELGKELIDKPVELLGDVKNILTELKTRYTVVIATKGDLLDQQRKLKKSGLETHFHHIEIMSDKTEADYQLLFKKLDISPADFMMVGNSLKSDILPVIGLGGTAIYIPYHVTWQHETETVPAGHPNLIQVKKISDIWGVLGN